In Agromyces sp. 3263, a single genomic region encodes these proteins:
- the atpB gene encoding F0F1 ATP synthase subunit A, translating to MSTDDGGFHGPSIEEFFPGALLFGGTPFEINRITLVRIVAVVALLLVFWLGTRKMRLVPGRFQSLVEMGLDLVRVNIADDLLGKKDGKRFLPILTTIFFMVLFMNLTGVIPFLNIAGTSVIGVPLVLAIVAYAAFIYAGVKKSPKNFFKNSLFPAGVPWPVYIIVTPIELISTFIIRPITLTLRLMMNMIVGHLLLVLFFSATAFFVVQLGGWYTLLGVGSLAFGFVFTLFEILVAVLQAYVFALLTAVYIQLAVAEEH from the coding sequence ATGTCCACCGACGATGGTGGCTTCCACGGTCCGTCGATCGAGGAATTCTTCCCGGGGGCACTGCTCTTCGGCGGTACTCCGTTCGAGATCAACCGCATCACGCTCGTGCGCATCGTCGCCGTCGTCGCGCTGCTCCTCGTCTTCTGGCTCGGCACGCGCAAGATGCGTCTCGTGCCGGGCCGGTTCCAGAGCCTCGTCGAGATGGGACTCGACCTCGTTCGCGTGAACATCGCCGACGACCTGCTCGGCAAGAAGGACGGCAAGCGGTTCCTGCCGATCCTCACCACGATCTTCTTCATGGTGCTGTTCATGAACCTCACGGGTGTCATCCCGTTCCTGAACATCGCGGGCACGTCGGTCATCGGCGTGCCGCTGGTCCTCGCGATCGTGGCCTACGCCGCGTTCATCTACGCGGGCGTCAAGAAGAGCCCGAAGAACTTCTTCAAGAACTCGCTCTTCCCCGCCGGCGTGCCGTGGCCGGTGTACATCATCGTGACGCCCATCGAGCTGATCTCGACGTTCATCATCCGCCCGATCACGCTCACCCTCCGACTCATGATGAACATGATCGTCGGGCACCTCCTGCTCGTGCTCTTCTTCTCGGCGACGGCGTTCTTCGTCGTGCAGCTCGGCGGCTGGTACACCCTCCTCGGGGTGGGCAGCCTGGCCTTCGGCTTCGTGTTCACGCTGTTCGAGATCCTCGTCGCCGTCCTGCAGGCCTACGTCTTCGCCCTCCTCACCGCGGTCTACATCCAGCTCGCGGTCGCAGAAGAGCACTGA